From Aedes albopictus strain Foshan chromosome 1, AalbF5, whole genome shotgun sequence, one genomic window encodes:
- the LOC109415237 gene encoding pyrimidine-specific ribonucleoside hydrolase RihA — translation MNSETYKRCSIMVRIVCFALPLVVLFGVYVFGVTGATTNAAEPSVEAIRRVIVDVDAGPDDAWALFHLLSSPGVRVEAIVCVKGNTNVTNVGRNVLRVLTTLAKEKEIPVYLGSNERLITPEPASASNGGYFGSDGFSDIDFSDLPDPDMTLLRTSTFNDLNNLIAQYPQQITFIQLGPSTNLALLFKVFPETRHRIREVFIMGGNRHGVGNTEKAAEFNFYSDPEAAHIVINNFAGNITILPWETASRENLVTNQTWRFEVLGNSSHPLLQMLNPVEKKPLGDEDNWMPCDLLVAMAFTHPELVTETKRYRADVELYGWLTRGQLVLDHMNQGLGNVTIVDNMDSEKILQMLMESTNPA, via the exons ATGAACAGCGAAACCTACAAACGGTGCAGTATAATGGTGAGAATCGTGTGTTTCGCGTTGCCACTAGTGGTCCTGTTTGGCGTATATGTCTTCGGCGTCACCGGAGCTACGACCAATGCCG CTGAACCCTCAGTCGAAGCTATTAGGCGCGTCATTGTCGACGTCGATGCCGGGCCTGATGATGCGTGGGCCTTGTTTCATCTGCTCAGTAGTCCAGGCGTGCGCGTAGAGGCTATCGTATGCGTCAAGGGAAATACCAACGTGACTAATGTAGGGCGAAATGTCCTACGAGTGTTGACCACATTGGCGAAGGAAAAGGAG ATTCCAGTATACCTCGGCTCCAACGAACGACTCATAACTCCAGAACCGGCGTCCGCCTCGAACGGCGGCTACTTCGGATCGGATGGCTTCTCCGATATTGACTTCTCCGATCTACCGGATCCGGATATGACCCTACTGAGAACCTCCACCTTCAATGACCTGAACAATCTGATCGCGCAATATCCCCAGCAAATAACCTTCATCCAGTTGGGACCCTCGACGAACCTGGCTTTGCTGTTCAAGGTTTTCCCAGAGACGCGACATCGCATCCGGGAGGTGTTCATAATGGGCGGAAATCGACACGGCGTTGGCAATACGGAGAAGGCTGCCGAGTTTAACTTCTACAGCGACCCCGAGGCGGCGCATATCGTGATCAACAACTTCGCCGGTAACATTACGATTCTTCCGTGGGAAACGGCGTCACGGGAGAACTTGGTTACGAATCAG ACGTGGCGATTCGAGGTGCTGGGAAACTCTTCCCATCCTTTACTGCAGATGCTCAACCCGGTGGAGAAGAAACCGTTAGGAGATGAAGATAACTGGATGCCCTGTGATTTACTGGTGGCGATGGCGTTCACCCATCCGGAGTTAGTGACGGAAACCAAGCGCTACCGCGCCGATGTTGAACTGTACGGTTGGCTAACCAGAGGTCAGCTAGTGTTGGACCATATGAACCAAGGGCTGGGCAACGTGACCATCGTGGACAATATGGATAGCGAAAAGATTTTGCAGATGTTGATGGAAAGCACGAATCCAGCGTAA
- the LOC134284848 gene encoding uncharacterized protein LOC134284848: MDVATFGASCSPCTAQFIKNQNAEGFSQTFPRAASAITKSHYVDDFLDSTDTVEEAIQLVNQVKVIHREAGFDIRKFKSNAPEVLVAADEANMSAEKSINCEKHTVSDRVLGLVWNPTEDVFSFDVSSLIVERILSGGVIPTKRQVLQVVMKLFDPLGFVSHFTVHGKILMQEIWRTGTNWDEPIDQNLLDMWYRWTELLPLLGVVKIPRCYFGTLSSKSLQNLQVHIFVDASEVAYACVAYLRLRCTEGIRCAFVASKTKVAPLKPLSIPRLELQAAMIGARLMQTICSSLTLPISKRVLWSDSTTVLAWLRSDSRRYHQFIGFRVGEILSLTAMDEWRYVPSNDNVADEATKWAAGPNFNPDSRWYTGPEFLANPESEWPTKEERSSTTTEELRPVYLHRHLLMEKLIDETRFSNWNRMVRAMAYVYRAVAIWRKRISAMHRGAPLTRVELQAAENAVFRQAQAETYPDELALLSNQATMTKASPLYTLTPFLDDHGVVRMGSRIEAAPEASYSAKYPIILSKHHPTTALLTEGFHRRYLHGNNETVHNEMRQQYYISGLRALIRKTSRGCQVCKIKKAIPQPPIMAPLPRVRLTPFVRAFTYVGVDYFGPLEVKVGRSIVKRWAALFTCLTVRAVHLELTHSLSAKSCIMAFRRFVVRRGAPLEVYSDNGTNFVGASRQLSEELKTIQDINSQCASTFTNTYTTWHFNAPAAPHMGGPWERLVRSVKTAMKAILDCPQYLSDEVLETVLLEAEGIVNSRPLTYVPLEQADDEALTPNHFLLYGSTGVNQPEGPLSIDGEHLREGRALTQRIVNDFWRRWVLEYLPMLTRRTKWFEKVKPLEPGDLVVVIDEKVRNSWIRGRILDVVKGADGQVRRATVQTAKGILSRGAVKLALLDVKPGSTSVTGDDHPANGTAHGRGDVAVTGHTGT, encoded by the exons ATGGACGTCGCCACCTTCGGCGCATCCTGTTCGCCGTGTACTGCTcagtttattaaaaatcaaaacgcAGAAGGATTTTCGCAAACGTTTCCCAGAGCTGCAAGTGCTATCACTAAGAGTCATTATGTCGATGACTTCCTCGACAGCACGGACACAGTGGAGGAAGCTATCCAGCTTGTGAACCAAGTAAAGGTCATACACCGAGAGGCAGGATTCGACATCAGGAAGTTCAAGTCAAACGCTCCGGAAGTGCTCGTCGCGGCAGATGAAGCGAACATGTCTGCTGAGAAGTCCATCAACTGCGAAAAGCACACAGTCTCCGATCGGGTACTTGGACTCGTATGGAACCCCACCGAAGATGTTTTCTCGTTCGACGTGTCAAGCTTAATTGTGGAAAGGATTCTCAGTGGAGGAGTAATCCCAACGAAACGCCAAGTTCTTCAAGTGGTGATGAAACTGTTCGACCCACTCGGATTTGTTTCCCACTTCACGGTTCATGGTAAAATTTTGATGCAGGAGATATGGAGGACTGGAACCAACTGGGACGAACCTATCGATCAGAATTTGCTTGACATGTGGTACCGCTGGACCGAACTTTTGCCGTTACTTGGAGTGGTTAAAATACCACGCTGCTACTTTGGAACACTGTCATCGAAATCTCTACAAAACCTCCAAGTGCACATATTCGTGGATGCAAGCGAGGTAGCATATGCCTGTGTAGCATATCTTCGCCTGCGTTGTACTGAGGGAATACGATGTGCCTTTGTAGCGTCGAAGACAAAAGTCGCCCCCCTAAAACCGCTCTCCATTCCGCGGCTGGAGCTGCAGGCAGCTATGATCGGGGCTCGGCTGATGCAAACCATATGCTCGTCCCTCACACTACCAATCAGCAAACGCGTTCTATGGTCAGATTCTACGACCGTATTAGCATGGCTTCGGTCGGATAGCCGGCGATACCACCAATTCATCGGATTTCGTGTAGGCGAAATACTATCTCTTACTGCCATGGACGAGTGGAGATACGTACCATCTAACGACAACGTAGCGGACGAAGCGACGAAGTGGGCGGCGGGACCGAACTTCAACCCCGACTCCCGCTGGTACACAGGCCCAGAGTTCCTGGCAAACCCCGAAAGTGAATGGCCAACGAAAGAAGAACGATCCAGCACGACTACTGAAGAACTGAGACCGGTATATTTGCACCGTCACCTGTTGATGGAGAAACTGATCGACGAGACCCGCTTCTCTAATTGGAACCGGATGGTACGGGCTATGGCCTACGTGTATCGAGCAGTCGCAATATGGAGAAAACGAATTTCAGCAATGCATCGTGGAGCACCTTTAACGCGCGTAGAACTGCAGGCAGCGGAGAATGCAGTATTTCGTCAGGCACAGGCTGAAACATATCCTGATGAGCTGGCATTACTGAGTAATCAAGCGACAATGACGAAAGCAAGCCCGCTGTACACCTTGACCCCTTTCTTAGATGACCACGGAGTTGTTCGAATGGGAAGTCGAATCGAGGCAGCTCCAGAAGCCAGTTACTCTGCAAAATACCCGATCATATTGTCTAAACATCATCCCACTACGGCACTGCTGACGGAGGGTTTCCACCGACGATACCTGCATGGAAATAATGAAACGGTCCACAATGAAATGAGACAGCAATATTACATCTCCGGTCTGCGTGCCCTGATTCGTAAGACCTCCCGAGGATGTCAGGTATGTAAGATCAAAAAGGCGATCCCTCAGCCTCCAATCATGGCTCCACTGCCCAGG gTTAGGCTCACACCGTTTGTGCGGGCCTTCACGTACGTTGGTGTTGACTATTTCGGTCCGTTGGAGGTGAAGGTTGGGCGAAGCATAGTGAAGAGATGGGCAGCTCTATTCACTTGTTTGACGGTTAGAGCTGTCCATTTGGAGCTTACCCATAGTCTCTCGGCGAAATCGTGTATTATGGCCTTTCGCCGGTTTGTGGTCAGGCGAGGAGCCCCTCTCGAAGTATATTCGGACAATGGGACCAATTTCGTTGGGGCTAGCCGTCAACTGTCTGAGGAATTGAAAACAATCCAGGATATCAACTCGCAGTGTGCTTCGACCTTCACCAACACCTACACCACGTGGCATTTCAACGCCCCCGCTGCTCCCCACATGGGTGGGCCGTGGGAACGTTTAGTGAGGTCGGTGAAAACAGCGATGAAGGCCATCTTGGACTGTCCCCAGTACCTTAGCGACGAAGTTCTCGAAACTGTTCTGCTAGAAGCCGAAGGAATAGTGAATTCCCGACCACTTACATACGTACCCTTGGAACAAGCCGACGACGAGGCCTTAACCCCGAATCATTTTCTTTTGTACGGGTCAACCGGGGTGAACCAGCCAGAAGGGCCATTATCAATTGACGGAGAACATCTACGAGAAGGACGAGCGTTAACACAGCGTATTGTAAACGATTTCTGGCGTAGGTGGGTACTTGAATATCTGCCCATGCTCACAAGGCGCACCAAATGGTTCGAAAAGGTAAAACCTCTTGAACCTGGTGATCTAGTCGTAGTAATCGATGAGAAAGTAAGGAACAGTTGGATTAGAGGGCGCATTCTAGACGTCGTGAAGGGAGCTGATGGTCAAGTACGGCGGGCAACAGTGCAAACCGCTAAAGGAATTCTCTCCAGGGGTGCTGTGAAGCTCGCTTTGCTCGATGTGAAGCCTGGAAGTACATCGGTTACTGGAGACGATCATCCGGCTAATGGGACAGCTCACGGGCGGGGGGATGTTGCTGTGACTGGGCACACTGGTACGTGA